In a single window of the Rhineura floridana isolate rRhiFlo1 chromosome 3, rRhiFlo1.hap2, whole genome shotgun sequence genome:
- the LOC133381545 gene encoding zinc finger protein 883-like gives MDPPFYSGEERATMEAAQGQVIFEEVALHFTEEEWALLDPSQRALYKEVMVEIHEMVTFLGGVWVNTAEAEPSEASLEIAEEQEEEQKRGNQDGAKRQEGRKTQKQGNESRASQGGEYKIQQETLHLKEMRISPECSKILSYQQALNQGRHMTEKEYKSLKCGEGFFDKSRLVRHQLLHTREKLNSSLSCGESISISQSGRLGSLQKQHIGGKTYEFTEGGNSCPDQSVIVRHETIYTAETFYECLQCGENVRQDYQLARHQRSHTGGKTYVWSHCGKCFTQRYNLTRHQKSHTGKDPYTCSDGGEHLTNSSNLTGPKRVYTAKKPYKCWECGKTFQRSTNVNSHQRTHRQEKEYECLECGKRFCHRSNLTVHKRVHAGDKPYKCLECGKSFCESGTLNKHLRIHTGDKPYKCLECGKSFSQNGTLTRHQRIHTGDKPYKCLECGRSFTRHCHLTSHQRIHTGDKPYKCLECGKSFRQPCYLTSHQRSHTGDKPYKCLECGKSFSQSGNLTSHQRTHTGDKPYKCLECGKSFTQNGNLTSHQRTHKGDKPYKCLECGKSFTWHSHLTTHQRTHTDDKPYKCLECRKSFTYHCHLIRHQQTHTGHKPYKCLECGKSFTQHCQLTAHQRTHTGDKPYTFLECGKSFSQRSNLTLHQRAHM, from the exons ATGGATCCCCCCTTTTACTCTGGAGAGGAAAGAGCCACCATGGAGGCAGCTCAG GGTCAGGTGATCTTTGAGGAGGTGGCCTTGCATTTCACCgaggaggaatgggccctgctggatccaagCCAGAGAGCCCTTTACAAGGAGGTCATGGTGGAGATTCATGAGATGGTAACTTTTCTGG GAGGTGTCTGGGTGAACACGGCTGAGGCGGAACCATCGGAAGCGTCACTGGAAATTGCtgaagagcaggaggaggaacagAAACGGGGGaatcaagatggagcaaagagacaagaggggAGAAAAACACAAAAGCAAGGGAATGAATCCAGAGCTTCTCAGGGTGGTGAATATAAAATCCAACAGGAAACTCTTCACCTAAAGGAAATGAGAATATCTCCTGAGTGCAGTAAAATCTTAAGTTACCAACAAGCCCTAAATCAGGGAAGACATATGACAGAGAAGGAATACAAAAGTTTGAAATGTGGGGAGGGATTTTTTGATAAATCGAGACTTGTTAGACATCAACTACTTCACACTAGAGAGAAACTGAATTCATCCTTAAGCTGTGGGGAAAGCATCAGTATTAGTCAGAGTGGAAGGCTTGGTTCCCTTCAAAAACAGCATATAGGGGGAAAAACATATGAATTCACTGAAGGTGGCAACAGCTGTCCTGATCAGTCAGTGATTGTTAGGCATGAGACGATATACACTGCAGAGACGTTTTATGAATGCTTGCAGTGTGGTGAAAACGTAAGGCAGGATTATCAACTGGCTAGACATCAGAGAAGTCATACAGGGGGAAAAACATATGTATGGTCTCATTGTGGGAAATGTTTCACCCAGAGATATAATCTGACAAGACATCAGAAGAGTCACACAGGCAAGGACCCATACACATGCTCTGACGGCGGGGAACATCTCACCAATAGCTCAAATCTTACTGGACCTAAGAGAGTGTACACAGcaaagaaaccatataaatgctgggagtgtggaaagaccttccaACGGAGCACAAATGTCaattcacatcaaagaactcacagacAAGAGAAAGAGtatgaatgcttggaatgtggaaagagattTTGTCATAGGTCAAATCTTACTGTACATAAGAGAGTGCACGCAGGagacaaaccatataaatgcttggagtgtggaaagagcttctgtgagAGTGGTACCCTTAATAAACATCTAAGAatccatacaggggacaaaccttataaatgtttggaatgtggaaagagcttcagtcagaatggcacccttactagacatcaaagaattcatacaggggacaaaccttataaatgtttggagtgtggaaggaGCTTCACTCGGCAttgccaccttacttcacatcaaagaattcatacaggggacaaaccttataaatgcttggagtgtggaaagagcttcagacaaCCTTGctaccttacttcacatcaacgAAGTCATACAggtgacaaaccttataaatgcttggagtgtgggaagagtttcagtcagagtggcaaccttacttcgcatcaaagaactcatacaggggacaaaccttataaatgcttggaatgtggaaagagtttcactcagaatggcaaccttacttcacatcaaagaactcataaaggggacaaaccttataaatgcttggagtgtggaaagagcttcacttggCATTCCCACCTGactacacatcaaagaactcatacagatgacaaaccttataaatgcttggagtgtagaAAGAGCTTCACTTACCATTGCCACCTTATTAGGCATCAACAAACTCATACAGGccacaaaccttataaatgcttggagtgtggaaagagcttcactcagCATTGCCAACTTActgcacatcaaagaactcatacaggtgacaaaccttatacattcttggaatgtggaaagagcttcagtcagaggagCAACCTTACTCTGCATCAAAGAGCTCATAtgtga
- the LOC133381538 gene encoding zinc finger protein 345-like isoform X1 codes for MEAAQGLVTFEEVSLHFTEDEWALLNPGQRALYKEVTVEIHEMITSLGHLCLKPYRMSWLKGDRREDLFAQGFTGEERPAGDVWGTTAEAEPSEVSPERAEKQEEEQKPGSQDGAKRQEGRKMQKPGDESRVSQGGEYKIQQETHPLKEMRMPPECFKILSCHQALNQGRRTREKQHKGLKCEEGLFDNWSLVRHQTLHTREKPNTSLGCGEDSSQSGSLACLHKKHIGEKPYKFSEGGKSCSDHSTIVSHEGIYTAEKLHQCLERGKSFEQHCQLARHLRSHTGEMPYIWPDCGKSFRQRYNLQGCQKSHTGEKPYTCSDSGEHFSNESNTTVYKRLSTGEKPCKWLERGKTFQLSPNLKTHERIHREEKDCECLECGKRFHRRSDLSVHKRVHTGDKPYKCLQCGKYFSRHHNLTVHQRTHTGEKPYKCLECGKSFSESGTLTSHQRIHTGVKPYRCLECGKNFSHHHHLTSHQKTHTRDKPYKCLTCGKSFIHRHHLISHQRTHTGDKPYKCLECGKSFSHSNSLTLHQRTHSGDKPYKCLECGKSFICSNSLTLHQRTHTGDKPHKCLECGKSFSESGTLTRHQRVHTGDKPHKCLECGKSFSESGTLTRHQRTHTGDKPHKCLECGRSFSHSTNLTVHQRTHTGDKPYKCLKCGKSFSNSGALARHERTHTGEKPYKCLECGKRFSQSGDVTRHQRIHTGDKPHKCLECGKSFSNNSSLSSHQSTHTGDKPYECFGCGKKFSEKGTLTRHQKIHTGYKPYKCLECGKSFCHHFHLSSHQRTHTGDSLINVWSVKRTSVIITT; via the coding sequence GAGATGTCTGGGGGACCACGGCTGAGGCGGAACCATCAGAAGTATCACCAGAAAGAGCTGAGAAGCAGGAGGAGGAACAGAAACCagggagtcaagatggagcaaagagacaagaggggAGAAAAATGCAGAAGCCAGGGGATGAATCTAGAGTTTCTCAGGGTGGTGAATATAAAATTCAACAGGAAACTCATCCTCTTAAGGAAATGAGAATGCCTCCTGAATGCTTTAAAATCTTAAGTTGCCACCAAGCTCTAAATCAGGGAAGACGTACGAGAGAGAAACAACACAAAGGCTTGAAATGTGAGGAGGGATTATTTGATAACTGGAGCCTTGTTAGACATCAGACACTTCACACTAGAGAGAAACCGAATACATCATTAGGCTGTGGGGAAGATAGCAGTCAGAGTGGAAGTCTTGCTTGCCTTCACAAAAAACAcataggggagaaaccatataaattctCGGAAGGTGGCAAGAGCTGTTCTGATCATTCCACGATTGTTAGCCATGAAGGAATCTATACAGCAGAGAAATTGCATCAATGCTTGGAGCGTGGCAAGAGCTTTGAGCAGCATTGTCAATTGGCTAGGCATCtgagaagtcacacaggggaaaTGCCCTATATATGGCCTGACTGTGGGAAAAGTTTCAGACAGAGATATAATCTGCAAGGGTGTCAGAAaagtcacacaggagagaaaccatatacatgTTCTGACAGTGGAGAACATTTCAGCAATGAGTCAAATACTACTGTATATAAGAGACTCtccacaggagagaaaccgtgTAAATGGTTAGAGCGTGGAAAGACCTTCCAACTGAGCCCCAATCTCAAAACACATGAAAGAATTCACAGAGAGGAGAAAGATtgtgaatgcttggagtgtggaaagagatttCATCGTAGGTCAGATCTTTCTGTACATAAGAGAGtgcacacaggagacaaaccatataaatgcttgcagtgtggaaagTACTTCAGTCGTCACCACAACCTtacggtgcatcaaagaactcatacaggggaaaaaccttataaatgcttggagtgcggaaagagcttcagtgagagtggCACTCTTACGTCGcatcaaagaatccatacaggggTGAAACCTTATcggtgcttggagtgtggaaagaacttcagtcatcatcaccaccttacttcacatcaaaaaacccatacgagggacaaaccttataaatgcttgacgtgtggaaagagcttcattcatCGTCACCATCTtatttcacatcaaagaacccatacaggggataaaccttataaatgcttggagtgtggaaagagctttagtcacaGTAactcccttactttgcatcaaagaacccattcaggggataaaccttataaatgcttggagtgtggaaaaagcttcatttGCAGTAactcccttactttgcatcaaagaacccatacaggggataaacctcataaatgcttggagtgtgggaagagttTCAGTGAGAGTGGCACCCTTACTAGACATCAAAGAGTCCATACAGgtgacaaacctcataaatgtttggagtgtgggaagagtttcagtgagagtggcacccttactagacatcaaagaactcatacaggtgacaaacctcataaatgcttggaatgtggaaggagcttcagtcacagtaccaaccttactgtgcatcaaagaactcatacaggtgacaaaccttataaatgcttgaagtgtggaaagagcttcagtaacaGTGGTGCACTTGCTAGacatgaaagaacccatacaggggagaaaccttataaatgcttggagtgtggaaagaggttcagtcagaGTGGCGACGTTACtagacatcaaagaattcatacaggagacaaacctcataaatgcttggagtgtggaaagagcttcagtaacaATAGCTCCCTTAGTTCGCATCAAAgtactcatacaggggacaaaccttatgaatgcttcgGGTGTGGAAAGAAATTCAGTGAGAAGGGCACACTCACTAGACATCAAAAAATCCATACAGGATACAAaccctataaatgtttggagtgtggaaagagcttctgtcatcATTTCCACCTTagttcgcatcaaagaacccatacaggggacagCCTTATAAATGTCTGGAGTGTGAAAAGAACTTCAGTCATCATCACCACCTGA
- the LOC133381538 gene encoding zinc finger protein 345-like isoform X2, which produces MEAAQGLVTFEEVSLHFTEDEWALLNPGQRALYKEVTVEIHEMITSLGDVWGTTAEAEPSEVSPERAEKQEEEQKPGSQDGAKRQEGRKMQKPGDESRVSQGGEYKIQQETHPLKEMRMPPECFKILSCHQALNQGRRTREKQHKGLKCEEGLFDNWSLVRHQTLHTREKPNTSLGCGEDSSQSGSLACLHKKHIGEKPYKFSEGGKSCSDHSTIVSHEGIYTAEKLHQCLERGKSFEQHCQLARHLRSHTGEMPYIWPDCGKSFRQRYNLQGCQKSHTGEKPYTCSDSGEHFSNESNTTVYKRLSTGEKPCKWLERGKTFQLSPNLKTHERIHREEKDCECLECGKRFHRRSDLSVHKRVHTGDKPYKCLQCGKYFSRHHNLTVHQRTHTGEKPYKCLECGKSFSESGTLTSHQRIHTGVKPYRCLECGKNFSHHHHLTSHQKTHTRDKPYKCLTCGKSFIHRHHLISHQRTHTGDKPYKCLECGKSFSHSNSLTLHQRTHSGDKPYKCLECGKSFICSNSLTLHQRTHTGDKPHKCLECGKSFSESGTLTRHQRVHTGDKPHKCLECGKSFSESGTLTRHQRTHTGDKPHKCLECGRSFSHSTNLTVHQRTHTGDKPYKCLKCGKSFSNSGALARHERTHTGEKPYKCLECGKRFSQSGDVTRHQRIHTGDKPHKCLECGKSFSNNSSLSSHQSTHTGDKPYECFGCGKKFSEKGTLTRHQKIHTGYKPYKCLECGKSFCHHFHLSSHQRTHTGDSLINVWSVKRTSVIITT; this is translated from the coding sequence GAGATGTCTGGGGGACCACGGCTGAGGCGGAACCATCAGAAGTATCACCAGAAAGAGCTGAGAAGCAGGAGGAGGAACAGAAACCagggagtcaagatggagcaaagagacaagaggggAGAAAAATGCAGAAGCCAGGGGATGAATCTAGAGTTTCTCAGGGTGGTGAATATAAAATTCAACAGGAAACTCATCCTCTTAAGGAAATGAGAATGCCTCCTGAATGCTTTAAAATCTTAAGTTGCCACCAAGCTCTAAATCAGGGAAGACGTACGAGAGAGAAACAACACAAAGGCTTGAAATGTGAGGAGGGATTATTTGATAACTGGAGCCTTGTTAGACATCAGACACTTCACACTAGAGAGAAACCGAATACATCATTAGGCTGTGGGGAAGATAGCAGTCAGAGTGGAAGTCTTGCTTGCCTTCACAAAAAACAcataggggagaaaccatataaattctCGGAAGGTGGCAAGAGCTGTTCTGATCATTCCACGATTGTTAGCCATGAAGGAATCTATACAGCAGAGAAATTGCATCAATGCTTGGAGCGTGGCAAGAGCTTTGAGCAGCATTGTCAATTGGCTAGGCATCtgagaagtcacacaggggaaaTGCCCTATATATGGCCTGACTGTGGGAAAAGTTTCAGACAGAGATATAATCTGCAAGGGTGTCAGAAaagtcacacaggagagaaaccatatacatgTTCTGACAGTGGAGAACATTTCAGCAATGAGTCAAATACTACTGTATATAAGAGACTCtccacaggagagaaaccgtgTAAATGGTTAGAGCGTGGAAAGACCTTCCAACTGAGCCCCAATCTCAAAACACATGAAAGAATTCACAGAGAGGAGAAAGATtgtgaatgcttggagtgtggaaagagatttCATCGTAGGTCAGATCTTTCTGTACATAAGAGAGtgcacacaggagacaaaccatataaatgcttgcagtgtggaaagTACTTCAGTCGTCACCACAACCTtacggtgcatcaaagaactcatacaggggaaaaaccttataaatgcttggagtgcggaaagagcttcagtgagagtggCACTCTTACGTCGcatcaaagaatccatacaggggTGAAACCTTATcggtgcttggagtgtggaaagaacttcagtcatcatcaccaccttacttcacatcaaaaaacccatacgagggacaaaccttataaatgcttgacgtgtggaaagagcttcattcatCGTCACCATCTtatttcacatcaaagaacccatacaggggataaaccttataaatgcttggagtgtggaaagagctttagtcacaGTAactcccttactttgcatcaaagaacccattcaggggataaaccttataaatgcttggagtgtggaaaaagcttcatttGCAGTAactcccttactttgcatcaaagaacccatacaggggataaacctcataaatgcttggagtgtgggaagagttTCAGTGAGAGTGGCACCCTTACTAGACATCAAAGAGTCCATACAGgtgacaaacctcataaatgtttggagtgtgggaagagtttcagtgagagtggcacccttactagacatcaaagaactcatacaggtgacaaacctcataaatgcttggaatgtggaaggagcttcagtcacagtaccaaccttactgtgcatcaaagaactcatacaggtgacaaaccttataaatgcttgaagtgtggaaagagcttcagtaacaGTGGTGCACTTGCTAGacatgaaagaacccatacaggggagaaaccttataaatgcttggagtgtggaaagaggttcagtcagaGTGGCGACGTTACtagacatcaaagaattcatacaggagacaaacctcataaatgcttggagtgtggaaagagcttcagtaacaATAGCTCCCTTAGTTCGCATCAAAgtactcatacaggggacaaaccttatgaatgcttcgGGTGTGGAAAGAAATTCAGTGAGAAGGGCACACTCACTAGACATCAAAAAATCCATACAGGATACAAaccctataaatgtttggagtgtggaaagagcttctgtcatcATTTCCACCTTagttcgcatcaaagaacccatacaggggacagCCTTATAAATGTCTGGAGTGTGAAAAGAACTTCAGTCATCATCACCACCTGA